From the genome of Streptomyces sp. NBC_00659, one region includes:
- the betA gene encoding choline dehydrogenase yields MAPLQYDFVIVGGGSAGSALANRLSADPGNQVLVLEAGRPDYPWDVFIHMPAALTYPIGSRFYDWKYESEPEPHMGGRRIYHARGKVLGGSSSINGMIFQRGNPMDYERWAAEAGMESWDYAHCLPYFKRMENCLAAEPDDEFRGHDGPLVLERGPATNPLFGAFLKATQEAGHAPTDDVNGYRQEGFAQFDRNVSRGRRLSASKAYLKPVKKRPNLTVTTRALVTRVLFEGKKAVGVEYRRRGKVQQVRAREVILCGGAINSPQLLQLSGVGNAAELSALGIDVVHDLPGVGENMQDHLEVYIQYACKQPVSMQPYMAKWRAPFIGLQWLFRKGPAATNHFEAGGFARSNEDVDYPNLMFHFLPIAVRYDGSSPAGGHGYQVHVGPMYSDAIGSVKIKSKDPQEHPALRFNYLSTEQDRREWVESIRVARELLNRPALAPYNDGEISPGPAVASDEEILAWVAEEGETALHPSCTCKMGTDEMSVVDPTSMRVHGVEGLRVVDASVMPYVTNGNIYAPVMMIAEKAADLILGKEPLPASKAAYYRYRDARK; encoded by the coding sequence ATGGCTCCCTTGCAATACGACTTCGTCATCGTCGGCGGTGGATCCGCCGGCAGCGCACTGGCGAACCGGCTCTCCGCCGACCCGGGCAACCAGGTGCTGGTCCTGGAGGCGGGCCGGCCCGACTACCCGTGGGACGTCTTCATCCACATGCCCGCGGCGCTGACGTATCCGATCGGCAGCCGGTTCTACGACTGGAAGTACGAGTCGGAACCCGAGCCGCACATGGGCGGCCGACGCATTTATCACGCGCGCGGCAAGGTGCTGGGCGGTTCCAGCAGTATCAACGGCATGATCTTCCAGCGCGGCAACCCCATGGACTACGAGCGCTGGGCGGCCGAGGCCGGCATGGAGTCCTGGGACTACGCGCACTGTCTGCCGTACTTCAAGCGGATGGAGAACTGTCTCGCGGCCGAACCCGACGACGAGTTCCGCGGCCACGACGGTCCCCTCGTCCTTGAGCGCGGCCCCGCCACGAACCCGCTGTTCGGCGCCTTTCTCAAGGCCACGCAGGAGGCGGGTCACGCCCCCACCGACGACGTCAACGGCTACCGGCAGGAAGGTTTCGCGCAGTTCGACCGCAACGTCAGCCGCGGCCGCCGGCTGTCGGCCTCGAAGGCGTACCTCAAGCCCGTGAAGAAGCGGCCCAACCTCACCGTCACCACCCGGGCACTGGTCACCCGCGTCCTCTTCGAGGGCAAGAAGGCCGTCGGTGTCGAGTACCGGCGCCGCGGCAAGGTCCAGCAGGTGCGTGCCCGCGAGGTCATCCTCTGCGGCGGCGCGATCAACTCCCCGCAGCTGCTCCAGCTCTCCGGAGTCGGCAACGCCGCCGAACTGTCCGCCCTGGGCATCGACGTCGTCCACGACCTGCCGGGCGTCGGCGAGAACATGCAGGACCACCTGGAGGTGTACATCCAGTACGCCTGCAAGCAGCCCGTCTCCATGCAGCCGTACATGGCGAAGTGGCGAGCGCCCTTCATCGGCCTGCAATGGCTCTTCCGCAAGGGCCCCGCCGCGACCAACCACTTCGAGGCCGGCGGCTTTGCCCGCAGCAACGAGGACGTGGACTACCCCAACCTGATGTTCCACTTCCTGCCGATCGCGGTCCGCTACGACGGCTCCTCGCCGGCCGGCGGCCATGGCTACCAGGTGCACGTCGGGCCCATGTACTCCGACGCCATCGGCTCGGTGAAGATCAAGAGCAAGGACCCGCAGGAGCACCCGGCGCTGCGCTTCAACTACCTCTCCACCGAGCAGGACCGCCGCGAGTGGGTCGAATCGATCCGGGTCGCCCGCGAGCTCCTCAACCGGCCGGCCCTGGCCCCCTACAACGACGGCGAGATCTCACCCGGCCCGGCCGTGGCGAGCGATGAGGAGATCCTCGCCTGGGTCGCCGAGGAGGGCGAGACCGCCCTGCATCCTTCCTGCACCTGCAAGATGGGCACTGACGAGATGTCCGTCGTCGACCCCACCAGCATGCGTGTGCACGGCGTGGAGGGACTGCGCGTCGTCGACGCGTCGGTGATGCCCTACGTCACCAACGGCAACATCTACGCGCCGGTGATGATGATCGCGGAGAAGGCGGCCGACCTCATCCTCGGCAAGGAGCCGCTGCCCGCCTCCAAGGCCGCGTACTACCGATACCGGGATGCCCGGAAGTAG
- a CDS encoding ABC transporter permease: MTVAIEKSRKPEKTEAVKSAAHAEGARKVSRPMVIGAILVVWLVLFAVLRGKQTLPLAAADLTDLHRWINDVNDSIGADRNSNPLFLYFFNEIRLVIDNLVTFIQHLISQPSGARPVPQVGWLGVVGIAGYVSWAVGNWRVALLAVAGFTFFGLQGLWQESMDTLALTLSAVFVALLFAIPLGVWAGLSDRFNRIMAPFLDFMQTMPTFVYLAPLTLFFLIGGASATIATVIYAAPPTIRITAHAIRNVSKTTVEAAESLGATRRQSLLKVLLPMSKRTVVMGVNQTIMAALAMVTIAALINAPGLGVNVLQALQSLDVGTAFNAGLAIVVMAIVLDRVTTAASAREESARRSENRFVKWRRPLLGAGAVVTAVLIHLSHTYLWAADFPGDGTIGHHIASAADTATNWAQDNLSGLTNAFRDAITNGLLNPFQTLLTDSPWWLVGTVLVALGVVFGSWKAGVTTAVCVGLLVGTGVWSDGMTTLASTLVATVLVMVLGIVFGVWMGRSTLVDRLIRPTLDAAQVMPPFVYLVPFLALFGATRFTAIVAAIVYGAPVAMKIIADGIRAVPETTVEAAASAGCNTWQIITKVQLPMARSALTLATNQGLIYVLSMVVVGGLVGAGALGYDVVAGFSQGELYGKGLAAGSAIVLLGVMFDRITQAAARRAGA; this comes from the coding sequence ATGACCGTCGCCATCGAGAAATCCCGGAAACCCGAAAAAACGGAGGCCGTGAAGTCGGCCGCGCACGCCGAGGGCGCGCGCAAGGTCAGCCGGCCCATGGTGATCGGCGCGATCCTCGTCGTCTGGCTGGTGCTGTTCGCCGTCCTGCGCGGAAAGCAGACCCTGCCGCTGGCGGCGGCGGATCTGACCGATCTGCACCGGTGGATCAACGACGTCAACGACTCCATCGGCGCCGATCGCAATTCCAACCCGCTCTTCCTGTACTTCTTCAACGAGATCCGGCTGGTCATCGACAACCTGGTGACCTTCATCCAGCACCTGATCTCCCAGCCGTCGGGGGCCCGCCCGGTCCCGCAGGTCGGCTGGCTCGGCGTCGTCGGCATCGCCGGGTACGTCTCCTGGGCCGTGGGGAACTGGCGGGTCGCGCTGCTGGCCGTGGCGGGCTTCACCTTCTTCGGGCTGCAGGGGTTGTGGCAGGAGAGCATGGACACCCTCGCCCTGACCCTCTCCGCGGTGTTCGTGGCCCTGCTGTTCGCGATCCCGCTCGGGGTGTGGGCCGGGCTGTCGGACCGGTTCAACCGGATCATGGCGCCCTTCCTGGACTTCATGCAGACGATGCCGACCTTCGTCTACCTGGCACCGCTGACCCTGTTCTTCCTCATCGGCGGAGCGTCCGCCACCATCGCCACCGTGATCTACGCGGCCCCGCCGACGATCCGCATCACCGCGCACGCCATCCGCAACGTGTCGAAGACGACCGTCGAGGCGGCCGAGTCCCTGGGCGCCACCCGCCGTCAGTCCCTGCTCAAAGTCCTGCTGCCGATGTCCAAGCGGACGGTGGTGATGGGTGTCAACCAGACCATCATGGCCGCCTTGGCCATGGTGACCATCGCGGCCCTGATCAACGCGCCGGGTCTCGGTGTGAACGTCCTCCAGGCACTGCAGTCGCTCGACGTCGGCACGGCCTTCAACGCGGGTCTCGCCATCGTGGTCATGGCGATCGTCCTGGACCGGGTCACGACCGCGGCCAGCGCCCGCGAGGAGAGCGCGCGGCGTTCCGAGAACCGCTTCGTGAAGTGGCGGCGGCCACTGCTGGGCGCGGGCGCTGTGGTCACGGCGGTCCTGATCCACCTGTCGCACACCTATCTGTGGGCGGCGGACTTCCCCGGCGACGGCACGATCGGCCACCACATCGCGAGTGCGGCGGACACCGCGACCAACTGGGCGCAGGACAACCTGTCGGGTCTGACCAACGCCTTCCGCGACGCCATCACCAACGGCCTGCTCAACCCGTTCCAGACGCTGCTCACCGACTCCCCGTGGTGGCTCGTCGGCACGGTGCTGGTCGCACTGGGCGTGGTGTTCGGCAGCTGGAAGGCCGGGGTCACCACGGCCGTGTGCGTGGGCCTGCTGGTCGGTACGGGTGTGTGGTCGGACGGCATGACGACGCTGGCCTCGACGCTCGTCGCCACGGTGCTGGTGATGGTGCTCGGCATCGTCTTCGGCGTGTGGATGGGGCGCAGCACGCTCGTGGACCGGCTGATCCGGCCCACCCTGGACGCGGCCCAGGTCATGCCGCCGTTCGTCTATCTCGTGCCGTTCCTCGCGCTGTTCGGTGCCACCCGTTTCACGGCCATCGTCGCCGCGATCGTCTACGGTGCGCCGGTCGCCATGAAGATCATCGCCGACGGGATCCGGGCCGTGCCCGAGACCACCGTGGAGGCGGCCGCCTCCGCCGGGTGCAACACCTGGCAGATCATCACCAAGGTTCAACTGCCGATGGCACGCAGCGCCCTGACGCTCGCGACCAACCAGGGCCTGATCTACGTGCTGTCGATGGTTGTTGTGGGCGGCCTGGTAGGAGCAGGGGCCCTCGGCTACGACGTCGTGGCCGGATTCTCGCAGGGAGAGCTGTACGGCAAGGGGCTGGCGGCGGGATCCGCCATCGTACTGCTCGGAGTCATGTTCGACCGGATCACTCAGGCAGCGGCGCGTCGCGCGGGCGCTTAA
- a CDS encoding aromatic ring-hydroxylating oxygenase subunit alpha — protein sequence MTLTSLPASLIATLPGSSYTDPGIFAQEQERIFETMWFCVVRSSELAKPGAFRTVEVGRESILMTRARDNSVRAFFNVCRHRGAKLCMEESGEVKRAFQCPYHAWTYDLNGKLVAAPNLMKMPDVGRTEFGLVSVTTREWLGYVWVCLAENPPSFEDDVIGEVVGRLGDVESIEHYDIDNLAVGKRIVYDVKANWKLIVENFMECYHCATIHPELTEVLPEFADGYAAQYYVGHGAEFGEEVQGFTVDGSEGLDRIPGVSDDQDRRYYAITVKPQVFINLVPDHVIFHRMYPVAVDRTIVECDWLYLPHVVESGKDVSRSVELFDRVNRQDFDACERTQPGMSSRMYAKGGVLVPSEHHIGAFHDWVNGRLGTARP from the coding sequence GTGACCTTGACCAGCCTGCCGGCCAGCCTGATCGCCACCCTCCCCGGCTCCTCCTACACGGATCCGGGGATCTTCGCCCAGGAGCAGGAGCGCATCTTCGAAACGATGTGGTTCTGCGTCGTGCGTTCCTCGGAGCTGGCAAAGCCCGGTGCCTTCCGGACCGTGGAGGTGGGCCGCGAGAGCATCCTGATGACGCGAGCGCGGGACAACTCCGTACGCGCCTTCTTCAATGTCTGCCGGCATCGCGGTGCCAAGCTCTGCATGGAGGAGTCCGGCGAGGTCAAGCGGGCTTTCCAGTGCCCGTACCACGCCTGGACCTACGACTTGAACGGCAAGCTCGTCGCGGCGCCCAACCTCATGAAGATGCCTGACGTCGGCCGCACGGAGTTCGGCCTGGTCAGCGTGACCACCCGCGAATGGCTCGGCTACGTCTGGGTCTGCCTGGCGGAGAACCCGCCCTCCTTCGAGGACGATGTCATCGGCGAGGTCGTCGGCAGGCTTGGCGACGTGGAGTCGATCGAGCACTACGACATCGACAACCTCGCGGTCGGCAAGCGGATCGTCTACGACGTCAAGGCGAACTGGAAGCTCATCGTCGAGAACTTCATGGAGTGCTACCACTGTGCCACGATCCACCCCGAACTCACCGAGGTGCTCCCCGAGTTCGCCGACGGCTACGCCGCTCAGTACTACGTCGGCCACGGCGCCGAGTTCGGTGAGGAGGTCCAGGGTTTCACCGTCGACGGCTCCGAGGGCCTGGACCGCATACCCGGCGTGTCCGACGACCAGGACCGCCGCTACTACGCGATCACCGTCAAGCCGCAGGTCTTCATCAACCTCGTCCCCGATCACGTGATCTTCCACCGGATGTACCCGGTGGCCGTCGACCGCACGATCGTCGAGTGCGACTGGCTCTATCTTCCGCACGTCGTCGAGAGCGGCAAGGACGTCAGCCGGTCCGTGGAGCTCTTCGACCGGGTCAACCGCCAGGACTTCGACGCGTGCGAGCGCACGCAGCCCGGGATGAGCTCCCGGATGTACGCCAAGGGCGGGGTGCTGGTGCCCAGCGAACACCACATCGGTGCCTTCCACGACTGGGTGAACGGGCGCCTCGGTACTGCCCGGCCGTAG
- a CDS encoding IclR family transcriptional regulator yields the protein MQSVDRAISVLEILARRGEAGVSEVAAEIDVHKSTAFRLLGALEARGLVEQAGERGKYRLGFGIVRLAGAVTGRIDITQQSRQVCERLAEEIGETVNIAVMQEHYAINLYQVRGPGAVTAHNWVGQLTPLHATSSGKALLAHLPAKERTALLAEAGLKKVTPHTLTSKTKLEKNLAEARERGYAWTLEELEVGLHAMAAPVRDRNGEVIAALSASGPAYRFTEERLHELAPVLVKGAEEISHRMGYLG from the coding sequence GTGCAGTCCGTCGACCGCGCCATCAGCGTGCTGGAGATCCTGGCCCGGCGCGGCGAGGCCGGCGTCAGCGAGGTGGCCGCCGAGATCGATGTCCACAAGTCGACCGCGTTCCGGCTGCTCGGCGCCCTGGAGGCGCGCGGCCTGGTGGAACAGGCGGGCGAGCGCGGCAAGTACCGCCTCGGCTTCGGCATCGTACGCCTGGCAGGCGCGGTCACGGGGCGCATCGACATCACCCAGCAGAGCCGCCAGGTCTGCGAGCGGCTCGCCGAGGAGATCGGCGAGACCGTCAACATCGCCGTGATGCAGGAGCACTACGCGATCAACCTCTACCAGGTACGCGGCCCGGGGGCCGTCACCGCGCACAACTGGGTCGGCCAGCTGACCCCGCTGCACGCCACCTCCAGCGGCAAGGCCCTGCTGGCGCATCTGCCCGCCAAGGAGCGCACCGCGCTGCTGGCCGAGGCCGGCCTGAAGAAGGTGACCCCGCACACCCTGACCTCGAAGACGAAGCTGGAGAAGAACCTCGCCGAGGCCCGGGAGCGCGGCTACGCCTGGACCCTGGAGGAGCTGGAGGTCGGGCTCCATGCCATGGCCGCGCCGGTGCGCGACCGCAACGGCGAGGTCATCGCGGCACTCAGCGCCTCCGGGCCCGCGTACCGGTTCACCGAGGAGCGCCTGCACGAACTCGCCCCGGTGCTGGTCAAGGGCGCGGAGGAGATCAGCCACCGGATGGGCTACCTGGGCTGA
- a CDS encoding 5,10-methylenetetrahydrofolate reductase — translation MDATGFRALLSSVRYEVLPARTTEDKVLAHVPRDVVVTVTASPVKGLEPTLDLVGRLAAHGYRAVPHVPARLLRDDAHLKEVVDRLREAGVDDVFVPAGDADPPAGPYDGALPVLRRLSELGSPFARVGITGYPESHPLIHDDLTIQAMWDKRAHATYIVSNLCFDPRVLGDWVGRIRRRDVVLPVHVGVAGPVQRAKLLAMATKIGVGESTRFLTKHASWFLRFATPGGYSPDRLLARSGKALTAPSAGVAGLHVFTFNQIAGTERWRRALLDRLSD, via the coding sequence TTGGACGCCACAGGGTTCCGGGCACTGCTGTCGAGTGTCCGCTACGAGGTGCTGCCCGCGAGGACGACCGAGGACAAGGTCCTCGCCCATGTACCGCGCGACGTCGTCGTCACCGTGACGGCGTCGCCGGTCAAGGGCCTGGAGCCGACGCTCGACCTCGTCGGCCGGCTGGCGGCGCACGGATACCGCGCCGTCCCGCACGTGCCCGCGCGGCTGCTGCGGGACGACGCGCATCTGAAGGAAGTCGTCGACCGGCTCCGGGAGGCGGGTGTCGACGACGTCTTCGTCCCGGCCGGCGACGCCGATCCGCCGGCCGGCCCCTACGACGGGGCGCTACCGGTGCTGCGCAGGCTGAGCGAGCTGGGCAGCCCGTTCGCGCGCGTCGGCATCACCGGCTATCCGGAGAGCCATCCGCTCATCCACGACGACCTCACCATCCAGGCCATGTGGGACAAGCGTGCGCACGCCACGTACATAGTGAGCAACCTCTGCTTCGATCCGCGCGTGCTGGGTGACTGGGTCGGCCGCATACGGCGCCGCGACGTCGTCCTGCCCGTCCACGTGGGCGTGGCGGGGCCCGTGCAGCGGGCGAAGTTGCTGGCCATGGCGACGAAGATCGGGGTGGGGGAGTCGACGCGCTTCCTCACCAAGCACGCCTCGTGGTTCCTGCGGTTCGCGACCCCGGGCGGTTACTCGCCCGACCGGCTGCTCGCCCGCAGTGGGAAGGCGCTGACCGCGCCCTCGGCCGGGGTGGCGGGCCTGCACGTGTTCACGTTCAACCAGATCGCCGGGACCGAACGGTGGCGCCGCGCGCTGCTGGACCGGTTGAGCGACTGA
- the purU gene encoding formyltetrahydrofolate deformylase, with protein sequence MSPRPQPGREYVLTLSCPDSAGLVHAVSGFLVRNSGNILESQQFDDRLQGRFFMRVHFDVSDPDANAKTLRYRFGPVAEAYRIAWTLSEASTPTRTLIMVSKFGHCLNDLLFRRRTGALNIDIPAIVSNHRDFESLAETYGVPFHHIPVTKDTKAEAEARLLELVHDLEIDLVVLARYMQVLSDDLCKRFEGRAINIHHSFLPSFKGARPYEQAYARGVKLVGATAHYVTSDLDEGQIIEQDVVRVDHSLDPGDLVTVGRDVEAQVLAHAVKWHSESRVMVDGNRTVVFR encoded by the coding sequence GTGTCCCCTCGACCGCAACCTGGCCGTGAGTACGTCCTCACCCTCTCGTGTCCTGACAGCGCCGGCCTGGTCCACGCCGTGAGCGGCTTCCTCGTCAGGAACTCGGGAAACATCCTGGAGAGCCAGCAGTTCGACGATCGACTCCAGGGCCGTTTCTTCATGAGGGTTCACTTCGACGTCTCCGACCCTGACGCGAATGCGAAAACTCTGCGTTACCGATTCGGTCCCGTCGCCGAGGCCTACCGCATCGCCTGGACCCTGAGCGAAGCGTCGACCCCGACCCGGACGCTGATCATGGTGTCCAAGTTCGGCCACTGCCTGAACGATCTGCTCTTCCGCCGGCGCACCGGTGCCCTCAACATCGACATCCCCGCGATCGTCTCCAACCACCGGGACTTCGAGAGCCTGGCAGAGACGTACGGCGTCCCGTTCCACCACATCCCGGTCACCAAGGACACCAAGGCCGAGGCCGAGGCGCGCCTGCTGGAGCTGGTCCACGACCTGGAGATCGACCTCGTTGTGCTGGCCCGCTACATGCAGGTCCTCTCCGACGACCTGTGCAAGCGGTTCGAGGGCCGCGCCATCAACATCCACCACTCATTCCTGCCCAGCTTCAAGGGCGCGCGCCCGTACGAGCAGGCCTACGCCCGCGGCGTGAAGCTCGTGGGGGCGACGGCGCACTACGTGACATCGGACCTGGACGAAGGGCAGATCATCGAGCAGGACGTGGTCCGGGTGGACCACTCGCTCGACCCCGGGGACCTGGTCACGGTCGGGCGGGACGTGGAGGCACAGGTACTCGCGCACGCGGTGAAGTGGCACAGCGAGAGCCGCGTCATGGTGGACGGCAACCGCACGGTGGTCTTCCGCTGA
- a CDS encoding aldehyde dehydrogenase family protein encodes MADLYVAGEWRDAAAGGRREIRCPADGALAATVSEATRPDTEAAIAAARRAFDEGPWPHTPERERGALLLRTADLIGRDAKEFARAESLDTGKRLVESEYDIADVVSCFRYYGGIGGTDAGRVIDTGRDDAVSRVVYEPIGVCGLITPWNYPLLQASWKVAPALLAGNTIVLKPSELTPSTSILLMRALEEAGLPAGAANLVLGTGPEVGAPLCEDPAVDMVSFTGGLETGKRIMATAAATVKKVALELGGKNPNVIFADADFETAVDFALTAVFLHSGQVCSAGARLIVEDSVHDALVDEVVRRARQIRLGGPFDPEAETGALISAQHREKVEAYVAAGLAEGAVLRCGGERPGDPALADGYYYPPTVLDACTQDMRVVHEESFGPVLTVERFTDEDDAVRIANDTEYGLAGAVWTQDAGKAQRVARRLRHGTVWINDYHPYVPQAEWGGFGRSGVGRELGPTGLDEYREPKHIWQNIQPRPQHWFRG; translated from the coding sequence GTGGCAGACCTGTACGTGGCTGGGGAATGGCGCGACGCGGCGGCCGGTGGGCGTCGGGAGATCCGCTGTCCCGCTGATGGTGCGCTTGCCGCGACCGTGTCCGAGGCGACGCGTCCGGATACCGAGGCGGCGATCGCTGCGGCCCGCCGGGCCTTCGACGAAGGTCCCTGGCCGCACACCCCCGAGCGGGAGCGCGGTGCGCTGCTGCTGCGCACCGCCGACCTCATCGGGCGCGACGCCAAGGAGTTCGCCCGTGCCGAGTCGCTGGACACCGGCAAGCGGCTGGTGGAGAGCGAGTACGACATCGCCGACGTCGTCTCCTGTTTTCGCTACTACGGCGGGATCGGGGGCACGGACGCCGGCCGGGTGATCGACACCGGTCGTGATGACGCCGTCAGCCGTGTCGTCTATGAACCGATCGGCGTGTGCGGGCTCATCACCCCTTGGAACTACCCTCTGCTGCAGGCCAGTTGGAAGGTCGCCCCGGCGCTTCTCGCGGGCAACACGATCGTCCTCAAGCCCAGTGAGCTCACCCCCTCCACCTCGATCCTGCTGATGCGGGCACTGGAGGAGGCCGGGCTCCCGGCCGGCGCCGCCAATCTCGTCCTGGGCACGGGCCCCGAGGTGGGCGCACCGCTCTGCGAGGACCCGGCCGTCGACATGGTCTCCTTCACCGGAGGCCTGGAGACCGGCAAGCGCATCATGGCCACCGCCGCCGCGACCGTGAAAAAGGTCGCGCTGGAGCTCGGCGGCAAGAACCCCAACGTGATCTTCGCCGACGCCGACTTCGAGACGGCCGTCGACTTCGCCCTCACGGCCGTCTTCCTGCACTCGGGCCAGGTCTGCTCGGCCGGCGCCCGGCTGATCGTCGAGGACTCGGTCCATGACGCCCTGGTCGACGAGGTCGTCCGTCGCGCCCGGCAGATCCGACTGGGCGGACCCTTCGACCCCGAGGCCGAGACCGGCGCGCTGATCTCCGCGCAGCACCGGGAGAAGGTCGAGGCGTATGTCGCGGCCGGCCTCGCGGAGGGTGCCGTACTGCGCTGTGGCGGCGAACGGCCGGGCGATCCCGCCCTCGCGGACGGTTACTACTACCCGCCGACCGTGCTCGACGCGTGCACCCAGGACATGAGGGTGGTGCACGAGGAGTCCTTCGGACCCGTGCTGACCGTCGAGCGCTTCACCGACGAGGACGACGCCGTACGCATCGCCAACGACACCGAGTACGGACTCGCCGGAGCCGTCTGGACCCAGGATGCCGGGAAGGCCCAGCGGGTCGCCCGGCGACTGCGCCACGGCACGGTGTGGATCAACGACTACCACCCCTACGTGCCGCAAGCGGAATGGGGTGGCTTCGGGCGCTCGGGCGTGGGCAGGGAGCTGGGACCGACCGGCCTTGACGAGTACCGAGAGCCCAAGCACATCTGGCAGAACATCCAACCCCGGCCGCAGCACTGGTTCCGCGGCTGA
- a CDS encoding quaternary amine ABC transporter ATP-binding protein yields MTPAQAEVPQRCATSQDSAPTPVISVRKLWKVFGPKADQVPNSEELCGLTRRELMDRTGCTAAVRDVNFEVSPGEVFVVMGLSGSGKSTLVRCLTRLIEPTAGEIVFEGEDIRDADDKRLRELRRRKFSMVFQHFGLLPHRRVVDNVSFGLEIRGMSKTERTRRALEVVELVGLSGYENSYPDQLSGGMQQRVGLARALAGDPDVLLFDEPFSALDPLIRRDMQNEVIRLHHEVGKTMVFITHDLSEALKLGDRILIMRDGRTVQCGTGDELVGAPADDYVREFVKDVPRGDVLTLRWIMRAREDGDELDGPELGPDVVVKEATRAVLTADKPVKVVENGKLLGIVGDEEILAVVAGQEGGA; encoded by the coding sequence GTGACCCCAGCACAGGCTGAGGTGCCGCAGCGGTGCGCCACGTCCCAGGACTCGGCTCCCACTCCGGTCATATCCGTGCGCAAGCTGTGGAAGGTGTTCGGGCCGAAGGCGGACCAGGTACCGAACTCCGAGGAGCTGTGCGGGCTCACCCGTCGCGAGCTGATGGACCGCACCGGATGCACCGCTGCCGTACGCGATGTGAACTTCGAGGTCTCGCCCGGCGAGGTCTTCGTCGTCATGGGCCTGTCCGGCTCCGGGAAGTCCACCTTGGTGCGATGTCTGACCCGGCTGATCGAACCCACCGCAGGGGAGATCGTCTTCGAGGGCGAGGACATCCGCGACGCGGACGACAAGCGCCTGCGCGAACTGCGCCGCCGCAAGTTCTCCATGGTCTTCCAGCACTTCGGGCTGCTGCCGCACCGAAGGGTCGTCGACAACGTGTCGTTCGGCCTGGAGATCCGCGGCATGAGCAAGACCGAGCGCACCAGGCGGGCGCTCGAGGTCGTCGAACTGGTCGGCCTCTCCGGCTACGAGAACTCCTACCCCGACCAGCTCTCCGGCGGTATGCAGCAGCGCGTCGGCCTTGCCCGGGCGCTGGCCGGCGACCCGGACGTACTCCTCTTCGACGAACCGTTCTCGGCGCTCGACCCGCTGATCCGCCGGGACATGCAGAACGAGGTCATCCGGCTGCACCACGAGGTCGGCAAGACGATGGTGTTCATCACCCACGACCTCTCCGAGGCGCTCAAGCTGGGTGACCGCATCCTCATCATGCGCGACGGCAGGACGGTCCAGTGCGGCACCGGTGACGAGCTGGTCGGCGCCCCCGCCGACGACTACGTACGCGAGTTCGTCAAGGACGTGCCGCGCGGCGACGTACTCACCCTGCGCTGGATCATGCGCGCGCGGGAGGACGGCGACGAACTGGACGGCCCCGAGCTGGGCCCGGACGTCGTGGTGAAGGAGGCCACCCGGGCGGTGCTCACGGCCGACAAGCCCGTCAAGGTCGTCGAGAACGGCAAGCTGCTCGGCATCGTCGGCGACGAGGAGATCCTCGCGGTGGTCGCCGGGCAGGAAGGCGGCGCGTGA